A genomic segment from Aspergillus chevalieri M1 DNA, chromosome 7, nearly complete sequence encodes:
- the CRP6 gene encoding 40S ribosomal eS27 domain-containing protein (COG:J;~EggNog:ENOG410Q169;~InterPro:IPR000592,IPR011332;~PFAM:PF01667;~go_component: GO:0005840 - ribosome [Evidence IEA];~go_function: GO:0003735 - structural constituent of ribosome [Evidence IEA];~go_process: GO:0006412 - translation [Evidence IEA]) — protein sequence MSCLCYGDEDIVAVGWGNFIVVAVASHRPTVLAVDLLNPTPQAEARKHKLKTLVPQPRSFFMDVKCPGCFTITTVFSHAQTVVICAGCSTVLCQPTGGKARLTEGCSFRRK from the exons ATGTCGTGTCTATGTTACGGCGATGAGGATATCGTCGCTGTCGGATGGGGGAacttcatcgtcgtcgccgTCGCTAGCCACCGACCGACT GTTCTCGCGGTCGACCTCCTTAACCCTACGCCTCAGGCTGAGGCCCGTAAGCACAAGCTCAAG ACCCTTGTGCCTCAGCCTCGCTCTTTCTTCATGGACGTCAAGTGCCCCGGCTgcttcaccatcaccaccgtcTTCTCGCACGCCCAGACCGTTGTCATCTGTGCCGGTTGCTCGACCGTTCTCTGCCAGCCCACCGGTGGTAAGGCCCGTCTGACTGAGGGCTGCTCTTTCCGGAGAAAGTAA
- a CDS encoding uncharacterized protein (TransMembrane:1 (o15-33i)) — translation MGSSGYLAYGQSTSYVNTFFIIVLFYCLFVRLVSMNAHAIAITTTANDESATRAAAATTPATLATHLSHDDFDMSYEGCGIGYGYCLGLEVRLQHGSGDLLLCWPESCPSTSVAVSSGRPP, via the coding sequence ATGGGGAGTTCCGGATATCTAGCATATGGTCAGTCCACCAGCTATGTCAATACGTTTTTCATTATCGTCCTGTTTTATTGCTTGTTTGTACGACTTGTTTCGATGAATGCACATGCGATTGCAATTACAACAACTGCCAATGATGAATCGGCCACtcgagcagcagcagcgacgACACCAGCAACGCTGGCAACGCATCTCAGCCATGACGACTTTGATATGAGTTACGAGGGATGCGGGATCGGTTATGGATACTGTCTTGGGTTGGAGGTTCGGCTACAGCACGGTTCTGGGGATCTTTTGTTGTGCTGGCCCGAGTCATGTCCGTCGACCTCCGTTGCTGTCTCGAGTGGTCGTCCTCCGTAG
- a CDS encoding uncharacterized protein (COG:S;~EggNog:ENOG410PTSJ) — protein MSAEQLNVNLDKVDSQMGELLTAFESHPQMQPPATHPTIFFLFDFVRTTHRTLKSIDAEKFRTGDNEAREQAQEVLSRNQFANMLVSDRSGKLALMTGGDPTNPLDFGDDIRGKARALTEV, from the exons ATGAGCGCCGAGCAACTCAACGTCAACCTCGACAAAGTCGACTCCCAAATGGGCGAGCTCCTCAC AGCCTTCGAGTCCCACCCCCAAATGCAACCCCCCGCCACTCACCCAaccatcttcttcctctttgaCTTCGTCCGCACAACCCACCGCACGCTAAAGTCCATCGACGCCGAGAAATTCCGCACCGGCGACAATGAAGCCCGCGAGCAGGCGCAGGAAGTGCTTTCCAGAAACCAGTTTGCGAATATGCTGGTTAGTGATCGTTCGGGGAAGCTGGCATTGATGACCGGTGGGGATCCGACGAACCCGTTGGATTTTGGGGATGATATTCGCGGGAAGGCGAGGGCTTTGACGGAGGTTTGA
- a CDS encoding alpha/beta hydrolase (COG:E;~EggNog:ENOG410PPSZ;~InterPro:IPR005645,IPR029058;~PFAM:PF03959) — protein sequence MYNRRPLLLLSLQRRPFTRPSFRKPSYITYCFLSTTTPRPPPTMTSKNPRQPLKLLMLHGYTQSGTLFHAKSRALIKHITKAFPLHEVAAIYPTGPIHLDPADIPGYEPSSQSPETEEKIEAYGWWRRSNTANPPLYLGIEEGLAAVAKVLKEEGPFDGVIGFSQGAALAAMVAGLLESGRKGAFEKYADARAACEGVDLSDSTEKDVASIAFPKSFEEVQHPPLKFALCYSGFRAPGPRYRAFYESPAIQTPMLHVLGSLDAVVDDSRSRALIEACAGDPEKEGKIVWHPGGHFLPSQRPFLDAAVRFIQERLENKDDKGKEEDEDVNNMDLPF from the coding sequence ATGTATAACCGCAGACCCTTGCTCCTGTTGTCCCTTCAAAGGCGACCATTTACCAGACCCTCTTTTCGGAAACCCTCTTATATAACTTATTGCTTCCTATCGACAACCACACCACGACCTCCGCCCACCATGACCTCCAAAAACCCCCGCCAACCCCTCAAACTCCTCATGCTGCACGGCTACACCCAATCCGGCACCCTTTTCCACGCCAAATCCCGCGCCCTAATCAAGCACATCACAAAAGCCTTCCCTCTCCACGAAGTCGCTGCCATTTACCCAACAGGTCCCATCCATCTCGACCCCGCCGACATCCCCGGCTACGAGCCCTCCTCCCAGTCCCCAGAAACGGAAGAGAAGATTGAAGCGTACGGGTGGTGGAGACGGTCGAACACTGCGAATCCGCCGCTATATCTTGGTATTGAGGAAGGGCTAGCCGCTGTTGCGAAGGTGTTGAAGGAGGAGGGACCGTTTGATGGGGTGATCGGGTTTTCGCAGGGTGCTGCGCTAGCGGCGATGGTTGCGGGGTTATTGGAGAGTGGGAGGAAGGGAGCTTTTGAGAAGTATGCGGATGCGAGGGCTGCGTGTGAGGGGGTTGATTTGAGTGATTCGACGGAGAAGGATGTTGCTTCGATTGCGTTTCCGAAGTCGTTTGAGGAGGTGCAGCATCCGCCGTTGAAGTTTGCGCTGTGTTATAGTGGGTTCCGGGCGCCTGGACCGAGATATCGCGCGTTTTATGAGAGTCCGGCGATTCAAACGCCTATGTTGCATGTGTTGGGGTCGTTGGATGCGGTTGTTGATGATAGCCGGAGTCGAGCGTTGATCGAGGCTTGTGCGGGGGATCcggagaaggaggggaagatTGTTTGGCATCCGGGTGGGCATTTCTTGCCGAGCCAGAGACCCTTTTTGGATGCTGCTGTGAGGTTTATTCAGGAAAGATTGGAAAACAAGGATGACAAGGGTaaggaggaagatgaggatgtgaACAACATGGATCTGCCATTCTGA
- a CDS encoding proteasome regulatory particle lid subunit RPN5 (BUSCO:EOG09262P1W;~COG:O;~EggNog:ENOG410PIGS;~InterPro:IPR036388,IPR040134,IPR036390,IPR040896, IPR035297,IPR000717;~PFAM:PF18098,PF01399), with protein MSDGILKPEKDYSKDADQLIPEAEQLAKTDVQSAIDKLLGLEKQARQATDLATTSRLLVAIVTICKNAGDWNLLNDQVLLLSKKHGQLKQATTRMIQTAMTFIDQTPNMDVKLSVIETLRTVTEGKIFVEVERARVTRILSNIKKSQGDLNSAADILCELQVETFGSMTRREKTEFILEQVSLCIERGDWTQATILSRKINRRYFSRKPKKTSEQIEQLKKEAEEREKTRAPDEAPMEVDDDVTDLKLRYFEQQIILANHEYKYLDVCKHYREVLDTESVENNPEQLQAVLARIVYYIVLSPYDNEQSDLLHRIQQDSRLSAVPVESRLVKLFTIPELMRWPYVSEEFGPHLCNTDVFDAQPGQSAEDQAYKRWQDFRKRVIEHNVRVVAKYYTRIQMGRLTQLLDLAEEETEKYISDLVTSKTIYAKIDRPARLINFAKPRDADDVLNEWSSDMKNLLNHLERIDHLITKEEMMARILPAKAH; from the exons ATGTCCGACGGCATTCTCAAGCCCGAGAAGGACTACAGCAAGGATGCTGACCAGTTGATTCCAGAGGCAGAGCAGCTCGCAAAG ACCGATGTCCAAAGTGCCATCGACAagttgttgggattggaaaaGCAGGCAAGACAG GCAACCGACTTGGCCACTACATCCAGACTCCTCGTCGCCATCGTCACAATCTGCAAGAATGCCGGCGACTGGAACCTCCTTAACGACCAAGTACTTCTTCTATCGAAGAAACATGGACAACTTAAACAGGCCACGACACGGATGATTCAGACTGCCATGACGTTCATTGACCAAACGCCTAATATGGATGTGAAGCTGTCTGTTATTGAGACTTTGCGGACAGTGACGGAGGGCAAG attttcgtCGAAGTCGAGAGAGCCCGTGTTACACGTATCCTATCTAACATCAAGAAGTCCCAAGGCGACCTTAATTCCGCCGCCGATATCCTGTGCGAGCTCCAGGTGGAGACATTTGGTTCCATGACTAGGAGGGAAAAGACCGAGTTTATTCTGGAGCAAGTTTCTCTTTGCATAGAACGGGGCGACTGGACGCAAGCTACCATCCTGAGCCGCAAGATCAACAGACGCTACTTTTCCCgcaagccgaagaagacctCCGAACAGATCGAGCAGCTTAAGAAGGAGGCCGAGGAACGGGAGAAGACTCGTGCGCCTGATGAGGCCCCAATGGAGGTTGACGATGATGTGACAGATTTGAAGCTTCGTTACTTCGAGCAGCAGATCATCCTTGCCAACCACGAGTATAAGTATCTCGACGTCTGCAAGCACTACCGGGAGGTCTTGGATACGGAGTCGGTCGAAAACAACCCAGAGCAGTTGCAGGCT GTACTTGCACGGATCGTTTACTACATTGTCCTGTCGCCGTACGATAACGAGCAATCAGATCTGCTGCACCGCATCCAGCAGGACAGCCGGCTCTCGGCCGTTCCCGTCGAGTCGCGGTTGGTGAAGCTATTTACCATCCCTGAATTGATGCGCTGGCCTTATGTTTCGGAGGAATTTGGTCCTCATCTGTGCAATACCGATGTGTTTGACGCCCAACCCGGCCAGTCCGCCGAGGACCAGGCGTACAAGAGGTGGCAGGACTTCCGGAAGCGTGTCATTGAGCACAATGTGCGCGTTGTGGCCAAATACTACACCCGTATCCAAATGGGCCGCCTGACCCAGCTCCTGGATCTGGCCGAAGAAGAGACGGAGAAGTACATCAGTGACCTGGTCACATCAAAGACCATCTACGCCAAGATCGACCGTCCAGCTCGACTGATCAACTTCGCTAAACCCCGCGACGCTGACGATGTCCTGAATGAATGGAGTAGTGACATGAAGAACCTCCTGAACCACCTGGAGCGCATCGATCACTTGATTACCAAGGAGGAGATGATGGCTAGGATTCTTCCGGCCAAGGCCCATTGA
- a CDS encoding putative siroheme synthase (COG:H;~EggNog:ENOG410PF8D;~InterPro:IPR006367,IPR006366,IPR012066,IPR035996, IPR014777,IPR014776,IPR028162,IPR036291,IPR003043, IPR000878,IPR028281;~PFAM:PF14824,PF13241,PF14823,PF00590;~go_function: GO:0004851 - uroporphyrin-III C-methyltransferase activity [Evidence IEA];~go_function: GO:0008168 - methyltransferase activity [Evidence IEA];~go_process: GO:0000103 - sulfate assimilation [Evidence IEA];~go_process: GO:0006779 - porphyrin-containing compound biosynthetic process [Evidence IEA];~go_process: GO:0019354 - siroheme biosynthetic process [Evidence IEA];~go_process: GO:0055114 - oxidation-reduction process [Evidence IEA]): MKDASCDNGPRAPLLAAVNVESQVHLIIGSNPLAAARCSKSLDAGAKPIIIAPETADLQYTLSERIQNGSAEWVRKEFQDDDLTTLGREEVDRVVDMVFVTLGGNHPLSPHIAKLCRRFRIPVNVSDAPELCTFTLLSTYSDGPLHVGITTSGRGCKLASRLRREVSSSLPTNLGSAIDRLGAVRRRLWEEDQAAGLCDTAFEGDDDDATGQKHTFNTLATDDEVYMTRTRRIRWLSQICEYWPLRKLASITDSDIDDILKAYSSGNNNAREVNGVTARKGKIILAGSGPGHPDMLTRATYHAIQSADIILADKLVPEPVLNLIPRRTEVQISRKFPGNADQAQEEFLQMGLKALRSGKQVLRLKQGDPYLYGRGGEEFEFFRNEGHIPLVLPGITSALSASLFAEIPATHRGATDQVLICTGTGRNGAAPEPPTYVPTQTVVFLMALHRLSALVESLVNAPAEDSGARPRTPWPRDTPCAIIERASCTDQRVIRTTLEHVCTAFEAEGSRPPGLLVVGVSCHVLHRPNEQKWVVEEGFKGLDELRDPSIMNEEGWKDF; encoded by the exons ATGAAGGATGCATCGTGTGATAACGGCCCTCGAGCACCATTGCTGGCGGCCGTGAATGTCGAATCACAGGTGCATTTGATCATCGGATCAAACCCTCTGGCAGCTGCTCGTTGCAGCAAGAGCCTGGACGCCGGTGCAAAGCCGATTATCATTGCACCAGAAACGGCTGATCTGCAATATACTTTGTCTGAACGCATTCAAAACGGTTCAGCAGAATGGGTACGCAAAGAATTCCAAGACGACGATTTGACGACTTTGGGGCGGGAAGAAGTTGACCGTGTTGTGGACATGGTCTTTGTCACTTTGGGCGGTAATCACCCGCTGA GCCCACACATTGCGAAACTGTGTCGACGTTTTAGGATTCCGGTCAATGTATCAGACGCCCCGGAGCTTTGCACATTTACTTTGCTTTCTACGTACTCGGATGGCCCTCTTCACGTTGGTATCACAACATCAGGACGTGGATGTAAGCTTGCTTCACGCTTAAGAAGGGaggtttcttcttcattaCCAACAAACCTTGGAAGCGCCATCGACAGACTAGGTGCAGTGAGGCGTCGCCTGTGGGAAGAAGATCAAGCTGCCGGACTTTGCGATACGGCTTtcgagggagatgatgatgatgcaacGGGCCAAAAGCACACGTTCAACACATTAGCTACAGATGACGAAGTTTACATGACTAGAACGAGACGCATACGTTGGCTTTCTCAGATTTGTGAATACTGGCCACTCCGCAAACTTGCCTCTATCACGGACTCTGATATCGACGACATCCTCAAGGCCTACTCGTCTGGGAATAACAATGCGCGAGAAGTCAACGGCGTAACAGCGAGGAAAGGAAAGATTATCCTGGCTGGTTCTGGTCCGGGACACCCCGATATGCTCACCCGGGCCACATATCATGCCATCCAAAGCGCAGACATCATTCTGGCAGACAAGCTCGTACCAGAGCCTGTTCTAAACTTGATCCCTCGGAGGACGGAAGTCCAGATTTCCCGCAAATTCCCCGGGAACGCAGACCAGGCGCAAGAAGAGTTCCTTCAAATGGGACTAAAGGCATTGCGCAGCGGGAAACAGGTACTCCGCCTGAAGCAGGGCGATCCCTACCTGTACGGCCGTGGAGGCGAAGAGTTTGAATTCTTCCGCAACGAAGGCCACATTCCCTTGGTCCTACCGGGCATCACCAGCGCACTGAGCGCCTCCTTGTTCGCTGAAATCCCAGCAACCCATCGCGGCGCAACGGACCAGGTTCTGATCTGCACAGGAACTGGCCGGAATGGTGCAGCACCTGAACCTCCTACCTACGTGCCTACACAAACAGTGGTCTTCTTGATGGCCCTTCACCGGCTCTCAGCTCTCGTGGAATCGCTGGTCAATGCACCAGCAGAGGACAGTGGCGCCCGGCCTCGTACACCTTGGCCCAGAGACACGCCGTGTGCTATCATTGAGCGCGCCTCGTGCACTGACCAGCGCGTTATCCGGACAACTTTGGAGCATGTATGCACAGCATTTGAGGCAGAGGGCTCGCGGCCTCCAGGACTGTTGGTGGTTGGCGTCAGCTGCCATGTCTTGCATCGGCCTAATGAACAGAAGTGGGTTGTCGAAGAAGGATTCAAGGGTCTGGACGAGCTGCGGGATCCGTCTATAATGAATGAAGAGGGATGGAAGGACTTCTAG
- a CDS encoding uncharacterized protein (COG:O;~EggNog:ENOG410PZTW;~InterPro:IPR024491;~PFAM:PF10961): protein MAGDNNKTYVSNGEVLEGPPVSVRISRFFESVYVFFGLYFTSLLSFDPYTAAQNSQFNVARRGDRLGGYSGSGAGGPGGPGGPGPRRIGRVGRVDDIRDPECAPCRGGC, encoded by the exons ATGGCCGGAGACAACAACAAAACTTACGTATCCAACGGAGAAGTGCTTGAAGG ACCACCGGTCTCCGTTCGCATTTCGCGCTTCTTTGAGTCTGTCTACGTCTTTTTCGGTCTTTATTTCACGAGTCTTCTCTCG TTCGACCCGTACACCGCCGCCCAGAACTCGCAATTCAACGTTGCCCGCCGAGGAGACAGGTTGGGAGGCTATAGCGGAAGTGGCGCAGGAGGTCCCGGTGGTCCTGGAGGCCCTGGGCCGAGAAGAATAGGACGGGTTGGACGGGTAGATGATATTCGCGACCCGGAGTGTGCTCCTTGCcggggaggatgttga